Proteins from one Natrinema salinisoli genomic window:
- a CDS encoding ABC transporter permease — protein sequence MTPDRRRDDRDGDQTAGTAPDAEPESRKSNSAEPNPAEPKPDGGYETAVGVAHGGESGSTAGQLFVVAETEYRLAVRSRWAIALTAIFAVFALGMATFSGADASPAGFDRIVASLAALVVYLVPLVALAFSYDAIVGREESGWLQTLFSLPVSRSWVVLGTAAGRATVLASATIIGFGIAGLLLLREYGFGGFEAYVGFLLAAVGLGLVFLAIGVLLSTLAREKTHALGVALLAWAWFVLVHDLLALGVIGAFSLPDAAVSAMVLANPTGVFRALVLGALGAGGDAGFAAVLAEAGLSTGSLTAALVAWIVVPIALAALAVNRRRL from the coding sequence ATGACGCCCGATCGCCGACGGGACGACCGCGATGGAGACCAGACGGCTGGAACCGCTCCCGACGCCGAGCCGGAATCTCGCAAATCGAACTCCGCGGAGCCGAACCCCGCGGAACCGAAACCGGACGGTGGCTACGAGACTGCCGTGGGCGTGGCTCACGGCGGAGAGTCCGGCTCGACCGCCGGCCAACTGTTCGTCGTCGCGGAGACGGAGTACCGACTCGCGGTACGGAGCCGCTGGGCGATCGCACTCACCGCGATCTTCGCCGTCTTCGCCCTCGGAATGGCGACGTTCAGCGGCGCGGACGCGAGTCCCGCCGGCTTCGACCGGATCGTCGCGAGCCTGGCGGCCCTCGTCGTCTACCTCGTGCCGCTGGTCGCGCTCGCGTTCAGCTACGACGCCATCGTCGGCCGCGAGGAGAGCGGCTGGCTCCAGACGTTGTTCTCGCTGCCCGTCTCGCGGTCGTGGGTCGTCCTCGGCACCGCCGCCGGCCGCGCGACCGTCCTCGCGAGCGCGACGATCATCGGCTTCGGGATCGCCGGCCTCCTGCTCCTGCGCGAGTACGGGTTCGGCGGCTTCGAGGCGTACGTCGGCTTCCTGCTCGCCGCGGTCGGCCTCGGGCTGGTCTTCCTCGCGATCGGCGTCTTGCTGTCGACGCTGGCTCGCGAGAAGACCCACGCGCTCGGCGTCGCGCTCCTCGCGTGGGCCTGGTTCGTCCTCGTCCACGATCTGCTCGCGCTGGGCGTGATCGGGGCGTTTTCGCTGCCCGACGCGGCCGTCTCCGCGATGGTCCTGGCCAATCCGACCGGCGTCTTCCGGGCGCTCGTCCTCGGGGCGCTGGGCGCGGGCGGCGACGCCGGATTCGCCGCCGTCCTCGCCGAGGCGGGGCTGTCGACGGGGTCGCTGACCGCCGCCCTCGTCGCCTGGATCGTCGTCCCGATCGCGCTCGCGGCTCTCGCCGTCAACCGACGACGACTATGA
- a CDS encoding nitrous oxide reductase accessory protein NosL — protein MTGRRPDRTSTPRRQILIGTAALASAGLAGCLADAGEAEPAEPIALTDGRTCDVCGMTIADHYGPAGQIFYADDKPEVRDGPAYFDSVAELLNYRDRRDARGWTVRATFVTDYSSVDYELNERDGSRRISTHADVAAFADATDCYYVVDSGVRGAMGDEYLPFSDYEEATAFVDDHGGTVSQWHHLVE, from the coding sequence ATGACGGGGCGACGGCCGGATCGAACGTCGACCCCCCGCCGGCAGATCCTGATCGGGACGGCGGCGCTCGCAAGCGCGGGTCTCGCCGGCTGTCTCGCCGACGCCGGCGAGGCGGAACCCGCCGAACCGATCGCCCTCACCGACGGCCGGACGTGTGACGTCTGCGGGATGACGATCGCCGATCACTACGGCCCCGCCGGACAGATATTTTACGCGGACGACAAGCCCGAGGTGCGGGACGGCCCGGCCTATTTCGACAGCGTCGCGGAACTGCTGAACTACCGCGACCGACGCGATGCGCGCGGCTGGACGGTACGTGCCACCTTCGTCACCGACTACTCGAGCGTCGACTACGAACTAAACGAGCGCGACGGCAGCCGCCGGATCTCGACGCACGCCGACGTCGCGGCCTTCGCGGACGCGACGGACTGTTACTACGTCGTCGACAGCGGGGTCCGCGGGGCGATGGGCGACGAGTACCTCCCCTTTTCCGACTACGAGGAAGCCACTGCGTTCGTCGACGACCACGGCGGAACGGTTAGTCAGTGGCATCATCTCGTGGAGTAG
- a CDS encoding cysteine hydrolase family protein has protein sequence MHLEPANTAVVVVDMQNGFCHPEGSLYAPGSEDVIEPIADLVDRARDAGARLLFTRDVHPPEQFEDAHYYDEFEQWGEHVLEGSWEAEIVDELPVEAADNVVEKHTYDAFHNTELEGWLNARGIDDLVICGTLANVCVLHTGGSAGLRDFRPIMVEDCIGAIEDEHHEYALDHAAWLFGEVEPSSEIEFA, from the coding sequence ATGCACCTCGAGCCAGCGAACACGGCAGTGGTGGTCGTCGACATGCAAAACGGGTTCTGTCATCCCGAGGGCTCGCTGTACGCACCGGGCAGCGAGGACGTCATCGAGCCGATCGCGGATCTCGTCGACCGTGCCCGCGACGCCGGCGCGCGCCTGCTCTTCACCCGCGACGTCCACCCGCCGGAACAGTTCGAGGACGCCCACTACTACGACGAATTCGAGCAGTGGGGCGAGCACGTCCTCGAGGGCTCGTGGGAAGCCGAGATCGTCGACGAGCTCCCCGTCGAAGCCGCCGACAACGTCGTCGAGAAACACACCTACGACGCCTTCCACAACACGGAACTCGAGGGGTGGCTGAACGCGCGCGGGATCGACGATCTGGTGATCTGTGGCACCCTCGCGAACGTCTGCGTGCTCCACACCGGCGGCAGCGCGGGCCTGCGGGACTTTCGACCGATCATGGTCGAAGACTGCATCGGTGCGATCGAGGACGAACACCACGAGTACGCGCTCGATCACGCCGCGTGGCTGTTCGGCGAGGTCGAACCGAGTTCTGAGATCGAGTTCGCGTGA
- a CDS encoding glycoside hydrolase family 15 protein gives MQYNPIEEYGAIGDGNTVALVGHDGSIDWCPFPHVESPSVFAAVLDADRGGRFSVRPTQSFESVQRYRDGTNVLETAFRTAGGSATVTDFMPVTEATGADASPPAIYRKLDCEDGSIELEVQFDPRFDYARDVPDVESTADGVVATGDDDRVVLSSDVPLEPSPDGEGASGAVTIEAGETRWLVLGYGDAVPLEPSQHRETLAAVVDYWRAWIHDCDEADCPLGDRWHDLAVRSSLVLKLLIHRETGAVCAAPTTSLPEDIGGVRNWDYRFNWIRDAAFTVRALSELDHLAEASSYFELCLDHCRRHDPGAVSPVYNLHGETVPEERVLDHLEGYRGSAPVRVGNAAQNQHQLDVYGELILAIYESIRYGEAVTAEDWAVMSDLIDYVCEGWNEPDAGIWEVRSDPERFVYSAVMCWTALDRGIRIAEAADGVDAPLERWRACREDVREAILERGFSAETNSFVRAFGDDDTLDAANLLVPVVGFLPPDDDRVLGTIDATIDRLATDDGLVRRYEGDDGLPGTDNPFVVTGFWLVTALALAGRTDEATDRFESVLEYASPLGLLAEAVDEETGEQRGNFPQAYSHIGLLNGALSLAHAGGSSAGSLPIGRDESLDDAVSSGEIVRQSTDDE, from the coding sequence ATGCAGTACAACCCAATCGAGGAGTACGGCGCGATCGGTGACGGGAACACGGTCGCCCTCGTCGGTCACGACGGCTCGATCGACTGGTGTCCGTTCCCGCACGTCGAGTCGCCGAGCGTCTTCGCCGCGGTGCTCGATGCCGACCGCGGCGGCCGCTTTTCCGTCCGGCCAACGCAGTCGTTCGAGTCCGTCCAGCGGTACCGCGACGGGACCAACGTCCTCGAGACGGCGTTCCGAACCGCCGGCGGGAGCGCGACGGTCACGGACTTCATGCCCGTCACCGAGGCGACCGGGGCCGACGCCTCGCCGCCCGCGATCTACCGGAAACTGGACTGCGAGGACGGCTCGATCGAACTCGAGGTGCAGTTCGACCCCCGCTTCGACTACGCGCGGGACGTGCCAGACGTCGAATCGACCGCCGACGGCGTCGTCGCGACCGGTGACGACGACCGCGTCGTCCTCTCGAGCGACGTGCCGCTCGAGCCGTCGCCCGACGGCGAGGGAGCGAGCGGGGCGGTGACGATCGAGGCCGGCGAGACGCGTTGGCTGGTCCTCGGCTACGGCGATGCGGTCCCCCTCGAGCCGTCACAGCACCGGGAGACGCTCGCGGCCGTCGTCGACTACTGGCGGGCGTGGATCCACGACTGCGACGAGGCGGACTGCCCGCTCGGTGACCGATGGCACGACCTCGCAGTCCGGTCGTCGCTCGTTCTCAAGCTCCTCATTCACCGAGAGACGGGCGCGGTGTGTGCGGCCCCGACGACGTCGCTGCCCGAAGATATCGGGGGTGTGCGCAACTGGGACTACCGGTTCAACTGGATCCGCGACGCCGCGTTCACGGTCCGGGCGCTGTCCGAACTGGACCATCTCGCGGAGGCCAGTTCCTACTTCGAGCTGTGTCTGGACCACTGTCGCCGACACGATCCCGGGGCAGTGTCGCCCGTCTATAACCTCCACGGCGAGACGGTCCCCGAGGAGCGGGTCCTCGATCACCTCGAGGGCTACCGGGGATCGGCACCCGTTCGCGTCGGGAACGCGGCCCAGAACCAGCACCAGCTCGACGTCTACGGCGAGCTGATCCTCGCGATCTACGAGAGCATCCGCTACGGCGAGGCGGTGACCGCCGAGGACTGGGCGGTCATGAGCGACCTCATCGACTACGTCTGCGAGGGGTGGAACGAGCCCGACGCCGGCATCTGGGAGGTCCGCAGCGACCCCGAACGGTTCGTCTACTCGGCGGTCATGTGCTGGACGGCGCTCGATCGGGGAATCAGGATCGCCGAGGCGGCCGACGGCGTCGATGCGCCCCTCGAGCGCTGGCGTGCCTGTCGCGAGGACGTTCGGGAAGCGATCCTCGAGCGAGGGTTCAGTGCGGAGACGAACAGCTTCGTGCGGGCGTTCGGCGACGACGACACGCTGGACGCCGCCAACCTGCTCGTCCCGGTCGTCGGCTTCCTCCCCCCGGACGACGATCGCGTGCTGGGCACGATCGACGCGACGATCGATCGGCTGGCGACCGACGACGGTCTCGTCCGGCGATACGAAGGAGACGACGGCCTTCCCGGGACCGACAATCCGTTCGTCGTCACCGGCTTCTGGCTCGTCACCGCGCTCGCGCTCGCCGGTCGGACCGACGAGGCGACCGACCGCTTCGAGTCCGTCCTCGAGTACGCCAGCCCGCTCGGCCTGCTGGCCGAGGCGGTCGACGAGGAAACCGGCGAGCAACGCGGAAACTTCCCGCAGGCGTACAGCCACATCGGCCTGCTCAACGGCGCGCTCTCGCTGGCCCACGCGGGCGGCTCGAGCGCCGGATCGCTGCCGATCGGGCGCGACGAATCGCTCGACGACGCCGTCTCGAGCGGGGAGATCGTCCGGCAATCGACCGACGACGAGTGA
- a CDS encoding vitamin K epoxide reductase family protein, producing MNDDSDHDSNGESTAVTTDARKRRSRGDDGERRRDGGGRHGDTGGGQNGDTGNGADDDGDSMRPGDMMLAHPTEEIWPQYAVISLGIWLVASTPALDYGSALMIWNGVVSGLVLVALAGLTIYRESGYANYANGFVGLWVLFSPIAFWAPSAAAYANHALVGTMVITFSVLIVMRSEMDGPTVPPGWSYNPSTGAQRAPLIALGIFGFFASWYMAAFQLGYIESVWDPLYDPGTEAILTSQVSEAFPVSDAGLGAVAYSVEALMGFMGDRRRWRTMPWMVAFFGVVVIPLGFAQVLLVITQPIMVGTWCTLCLLSAFGMLWMISLTVDEVVAMGQFVVRLMRQGDSLWTAFWMGGTIPEDEAGVDETATRPIGDSPIGEPFWGVSIPWTLLGAMGLGVWLMLSPTLFGTTGLMADSSHLVGSLVVSFTVIATAEPARAIRFCNVPLAAWIIVAPWLFAGVPTIAAINAAVAGALVVILSVPRGPIADRYGGWERYATLETVDRLNPLSS from the coding sequence ATGAACGACGACAGCGATCACGACTCGAACGGGGAATCGACCGCCGTGACGACCGACGCTCGAAAGCGACGCTCGAGGGGTGACGACGGCGAGCGACGCCGAGACGGCGGCGGTCGGCACGGTGACACCGGCGGCGGTCAGAACGGCGATACCGGGAACGGAGCGGATGACGACGGCGACTCGATGCGGCCGGGCGACATGATGCTCGCTCACCCGACGGAGGAGATATGGCCCCAGTACGCCGTTATCTCGCTCGGTATCTGGCTCGTCGCGAGCACGCCGGCGCTGGACTACGGGAGCGCGCTGATGATCTGGAACGGCGTCGTCAGCGGGCTCGTTCTCGTCGCGCTCGCCGGCCTGACGATCTACCGCGAGAGCGGTTACGCCAACTACGCCAACGGGTTCGTCGGCCTGTGGGTGCTGTTCTCGCCGATCGCCTTCTGGGCGCCGTCGGCGGCGGCGTACGCCAACCACGCGCTCGTTGGTACCATGGTGATCACGTTCTCGGTGCTGATCGTGATGCGCTCCGAGATGGACGGCCCGACCGTCCCGCCGGGCTGGTCGTACAACCCCTCGACGGGTGCACAGCGCGCGCCGCTGATCGCGCTCGGGATATTCGGCTTCTTCGCCTCGTGGTACATGGCCGCCTTCCAGTTGGGGTACATCGAGAGCGTCTGGGATCCGCTGTACGACCCCGGGACCGAGGCGATACTGACGTCGCAGGTCTCGGAGGCGTTCCCGGTCTCCGACGCCGGCCTCGGCGCGGTGGCCTACTCGGTCGAGGCCCTGATGGGATTCATGGGCGACCGACGACGGTGGCGCACGATGCCGTGGATGGTCGCCTTCTTCGGCGTCGTCGTGATCCCGCTCGGCTTCGCCCAGGTGCTGCTGGTCATCACCCAGCCGATCATGGTCGGGACGTGGTGTACCCTCTGTCTCCTGTCGGCCTTCGGCATGCTCTGGATGATTTCGCTGACGGTGGACGAGGTCGTCGCGATGGGGCAGTTCGTCGTCCGACTGATGCGTCAGGGCGACAGCCTCTGGACCGCCTTCTGGATGGGCGGGACGATCCCCGAGGACGAAGCCGGCGTCGACGAGACGGCGACGCGCCCGATCGGCGACTCGCCGATCGGCGAGCCGTTCTGGGGCGTCTCGATCCCGTGGACCCTGCTCGGTGCGATGGGGCTCGGCGTCTGGCTCATGCTCTCGCCGACCCTCTTCGGGACGACGGGACTCATGGCCGACAGCAGCCACCTGGTCGGCTCGCTGGTCGTTTCGTTTACGGTGATCGCGACCGCCGAACCCGCCCGCGCCATCCGGTTCTGTAACGTCCCGCTCGCCGCGTGGATCATCGTCGCTCCGTGGCTGTTCGCCGGGGTTCCGACGATCGCCGCGATCAACGCCGCCGTCGCCGGCGCGCTCGTCGTGATCCTCAGCGTCCCGCGCGGCCCGATCGCGGACCGCTACGGCGGCTGGGAGCGCTACGCGACCCTCGAGACGGTCGACCGATTGAACCCGCTCAGCAGCTAA
- a CDS encoding SDR family oxidoreductase, which produces MSESTDSEVVVVTGASAGVGRATARAFAERGAKIGLLARGEDGLEAAREDVEAAGGEAVVVPTDVADPDAVEAAAETVEDAFGPIDVWVNNAMVSVFSRAAEMTADDYRRVTEVTYLGYVYGTQAALERMRPRDEGTVVQVGSALAYRGIPLQSAYCGAKHAIQGFTESVRTELIHDGCDVQLSMVQMPAMNTPQFEWTKRRLPRKPQPVPPIYQPEVAARAIRWTVDHGRDELWVGRSTVTAILGNRLIPRRLDDYLARGGYDSQQTDEPVDPDRDHNLYEPVTGDFGAHGPFDDRARERSYQLWTSMHRRALAALAGFAAAVGGVILGRRLASNDAN; this is translated from the coding sequence ATGTCCGAATCCACAGACTCCGAAGTCGTCGTCGTCACGGGCGCATCCGCCGGCGTCGGGCGAGCAACCGCTCGCGCCTTCGCCGAACGCGGCGCGAAGATCGGCCTCCTCGCGCGCGGCGAAGACGGTCTCGAGGCCGCACGCGAGGACGTCGAAGCGGCCGGCGGCGAGGCGGTGGTCGTCCCGACCGACGTCGCCGATCCCGACGCGGTCGAGGCCGCCGCCGAAACCGTCGAGGACGCGTTCGGTCCGATCGACGTCTGGGTGAACAACGCGATGGTATCCGTCTTCTCGCGGGCCGCGGAGATGACCGCCGACGACTACCGCCGGGTCACCGAGGTCACCTATCTGGGCTACGTCTACGGCACGCAGGCTGCGCTCGAGCGAATGCGCCCTCGCGACGAGGGGACGGTCGTCCAGGTCGGCTCGGCGCTGGCCTACCGCGGTATTCCGCTTCAGTCGGCCTACTGTGGCGCGAAACACGCGATACAGGGCTTCACCGAGTCCGTCAGGACGGAACTCATCCACGACGGCTGCGACGTGCAGCTCTCGATGGTGCAGATGCCCGCGATGAACACCCCGCAGTTCGAGTGGACGAAACGTCGATTACCCCGGAAACCACAACCCGTCCCGCCGATCTACCAGCCGGAGGTCGCCGCTCGAGCGATCCGCTGGACCGTCGACCACGGCAGAGACGAGTTGTGGGTCGGGCGGTCGACGGTGACGGCGATTCTCGGGAACCGCCTGATCCCTCGGCGACTCGACGACTATCTCGCGCGCGGCGGCTACGACTCTCAGCAGACCGACGAACCGGTCGATCCCGACCGAGATCACAACCTGTACGAGCCGGTCACCGGCGACTTCGGCGCACACGGCCCGTTCGACGACCGAGCGCGCGAGCGGAGCTACCAGCTCTGGACGTCGATGCACCGGCGCGCGCTCGCTGCGCTCGCCGGATTCGCGGCGGCCGTCGGCGGCGTGATTCTCGGTCGCCGTCTCGCCTCGAACGACGCGAACTGA
- a CDS encoding Hvo_1808 family surface protein yields the protein MRFARVRSSGIGSFLAVALAVVLVIGGLAGPAAATAAEGPTPSTDAPVTSTHALAATDASSDAGPSASVQDDRPENPSTEDTVGYVEGYWYDDELAVDDQSDAVVDEEDLDPVVYRAMARVERIRNVTFEEAVSVDVISREEYRETNGDRFTNITSANRLEQNVGYEALFMVDRDTAAIDATETLYGGAVEGYYDPATDEIVIVSENPQTPELNELTLGHELVHALQDQRFNLSALEGATQDESLAIDGLVEGDAGRVEREYERRCGTDWSCLTPSDGEQSQSLDVNWGIYFTVYQPYSDGPDYVDYLRQQGEGWSAVDAAYDDPPRTSSAVIHPGSEREPADVSVPDRSSDDWRQLRVDGEVGSDTVGEAGMVGMFAADALAEDRDSVIEATDLYQSGTTGYNYNHSYTNGWAGDELVIYTNDDANATSDPAEAAGHAGYVWRTQWQSGTDTRQFIDGYLQLLENHDAESVDGRQDTYVIDDGGYSGAYYLDRTGETLTIVRAPSVDELSNVEAGAAPEGEDTLETGEVGDTGGSIDTIPGFGPTAAVSAIAIVLFGAGSRIVVGRRRTPSERRDRD from the coding sequence ATGAGATTCGCGCGAGTCCGTTCGTCCGGTATCGGCTCTTTCCTCGCGGTGGCGCTCGCCGTGGTACTCGTGATCGGTGGCCTCGCCGGTCCGGCAGCTGCGACCGCTGCCGAGGGCCCGACGCCGTCCACCGACGCGCCCGTCACTTCGACTCACGCCCTCGCCGCGACGGACGCCTCGAGCGACGCGGGCCCGTCCGCGTCCGTTCAGGACGACCGCCCCGAGAACCCCTCGACCGAGGACACCGTCGGCTACGTCGAGGGCTACTGGTACGACGACGAGCTGGCCGTCGACGATCAGTCCGACGCGGTCGTCGACGAGGAGGACCTCGATCCAGTCGTCTACCGGGCGATGGCCCGCGTCGAACGGATCCGAAACGTGACCTTCGAGGAGGCGGTCAGCGTCGACGTCATCTCCCGCGAGGAGTATCGGGAGACCAACGGCGACCGCTTTACGAACATCACGTCTGCGAACCGCCTCGAGCAGAACGTCGGCTACGAAGCGCTGTTCATGGTCGACCGGGACACCGCAGCGATCGACGCGACCGAGACGCTGTACGGCGGTGCCGTCGAGGGATACTACGATCCCGCGACCGACGAGATCGTCATCGTCTCCGAGAACCCCCAGACGCCCGAGTTGAACGAACTGACGCTCGGGCACGAACTCGTCCACGCGCTGCAAGATCAGCGGTTCAATCTGTCGGCGCTCGAGGGAGCGACGCAGGACGAATCGCTCGCGATCGACGGCCTGGTCGAGGGCGACGCGGGGCGGGTCGAACGCGAGTACGAGCGGCGGTGTGGGACCGACTGGTCCTGTCTCACTCCCAGCGACGGCGAGCAGTCTCAGTCGCTCGACGTCAACTGGGGCATCTACTTCACCGTCTATCAGCCCTACAGCGACGGTCCCGACTACGTCGACTACCTGCGCCAGCAGGGCGAGGGCTGGTCGGCGGTCGACGCAGCATACGACGACCCGCCCCGGACCTCGTCGGCCGTGATCCACCCCGGGTCCGAGCGCGAACCGGCCGACGTCTCGGTCCCCGACCGGTCGAGTGACGACTGGCGACAGCTACGGGTCGATGGCGAGGTCGGGAGCGATACCGTCGGCGAAGCGGGCATGGTCGGGATGTTCGCCGCCGATGCGCTCGCGGAGGACCGCGACTCGGTGATCGAAGCCACCGACCTCTATCAGAGTGGGACGACGGGGTACAACTACAACCACTCGTACACGAACGGGTGGGCCGGCGACGAACTGGTGATCTATACGAACGACGACGCCAATGCGACGAGCGATCCGGCCGAGGCGGCCGGCCACGCCGGCTACGTCTGGCGAACGCAGTGGCAGTCCGGAACGGACACCCGGCAGTTCATCGACGGCTACCTCCAGCTGCTCGAGAATCATGACGCCGAGTCCGTCGACGGTCGCCAGGATACCTACGTGATCGACGACGGCGGCTATTCGGGCGCGTACTATCTCGACCGGACCGGCGAGACGCTGACGATCGTCCGTGCGCCCTCGGTCGACGAGCTGTCGAACGTCGAAGCCGGCGCCGCACCCGAGGGCGAGGATACGCTCGAGACCGGCGAGGTGGGCGACACCGGCGGCAGTATCGACACCATCCCCGGATTCGGTCCGACCGCCGCAGTGAGTGCGATCGCGATCGTACTGTTCGGGGCGGGAAGCCGGATCGTCGTCGGCCGCCGTCGGACGCCCAGCGAGCGCCGTGACCGCGACTGA
- a CDS encoding Hvo_1808 family surface protein has protein sequence MRLRLVAVLVLVVLSGCALPGNPGAFDTDRELGSVGDYSHDDVFDFDTSDGLTEAQLEAVKYRSMARIEVVRGLKYERDVDLEVMNRSEYRAQRAAGTENASAFRNEVWRSAFVVDGETDVNRAFDDLYGDSVQGYYVNDRIVIIADDTQNIRINRRTLVHELTHALQDQHFGIGRESETIDGLRAENGLLEGEAAYVPTRYDRRCGDDWQCLPDRHFSTASGEALAERPFNVGLFLSIYVPYAEGPTFVADLHDRGGWDAIDRAHANPPRSTTQLLHPDRYPDTEPVAVDIADRSSDEWQPITDRSGDGDSTDGEPKTETIGEATLFATLWANGVIERPLTEGASGYSQYNYSHPATEGWAGDSVRVYQHTNDSNRTGHVWRLSWESPGDATEFADAYRRLLTNRGADSVETAGDGIYRIPDGDPFAGAYRVSVTGETVEIVGAPTVDDLEGIHATKPAVNRSLEPAPALRPTVTRAQTAPASSTAATSIEAPPSTPRSPADG, from the coding sequence ATGAGGCTCAGACTGGTCGCCGTTCTCGTGCTGGTCGTCCTCTCGGGCTGTGCGCTTCCCGGCAACCCGGGCGCGTTCGACACCGACCGGGAACTCGGGTCCGTGGGCGACTATTCCCACGACGACGTCTTCGACTTCGATACCAGCGACGGCCTCACCGAGGCCCAACTCGAGGCCGTCAAATACCGCTCGATGGCCCGAATCGAGGTGGTTCGCGGGCTGAAGTACGAACGCGACGTCGACCTCGAGGTGATGAACCGATCCGAGTATCGCGCCCAGCGAGCGGCCGGCACCGAGAACGCGTCGGCGTTCAGGAACGAAGTCTGGCGGAGCGCGTTCGTGGTCGACGGCGAGACGGACGTCAATCGCGCGTTCGACGACCTCTACGGGGATTCCGTGCAGGGCTACTACGTGAACGACCGGATCGTCATTATCGCCGACGATACCCAGAATATCAGAATCAACCGCCGAACGCTGGTCCACGAACTGACCCACGCGCTGCAGGATCAGCACTTCGGCATCGGCCGCGAGAGCGAAACCATCGACGGGCTGCGAGCCGAAAACGGGCTCCTCGAAGGCGAGGCTGCGTACGTTCCGACCCGGTACGATCGCCGCTGTGGCGACGACTGGCAGTGTCTGCCGGACCGTCACTTCTCGACGGCCTCGGGAGAGGCGCTCGCCGAACGCCCGTTCAACGTCGGTCTCTTCCTCTCCATCTACGTCCCCTACGCCGAGGGACCGACGTTCGTCGCCGACCTCCACGACCGCGGCGGCTGGGACGCTATCGATCGCGCTCACGCCAATCCGCCCCGGAGCACCACACAGCTCCTCCACCCCGATCGCTATCCCGATACCGAGCCGGTCGCCGTCGATATCGCGGACCGCTCGAGCGACGAGTGGCAGCCGATAACGGATCGCTCCGGCGACGGTGACAGCACCGATGGCGAGCCCAAGACGGAGACGATCGGCGAGGCGACGCTGTTCGCGACGCTCTGGGCCAACGGGGTGATCGAGCGCCCGCTCACCGAGGGCGCTTCCGGGTACTCTCAGTACAACTACTCGCATCCCGCGACCGAGGGCTGGGCCGGCGATAGCGTTCGGGTTTACCAGCACACGAACGACTCCAACCGAACTGGCCACGTCTGGCGACTCTCCTGGGAGAGCCCGGGGGACGCGACGGAATTCGCCGACGCGTACCGCCGGCTGCTCACGAACCGCGGCGCTGACTCCGTCGAAACCGCTGGCGATGGGATCTACCGCATTCCCGATGGCGACCCCTTCGCCGGCGCGTACCGCGTCTCCGTCACCGGCGAGACGGTCGAGATCGTCGGCGCGCCGACCGTCGACGACCTCGAGGGGATCCACGCCACCAAGCCGGCCGTGAACCGTTCGCTCGAGCCCGCGCCGGCACTCCGGCCGACAGTCACCCGCGCTCAGACGGCCCCCGCCTCCTCGACTGCAGCGACGTCGATTGAGGCACCGCCGTCGACGCCGCGTTCGCCGGCAGACGGGTAG